One Clostridium sp. CM027 genomic window carries:
- a CDS encoding ABC transporter ATP-binding protein, whose product MLSIKDLSKKYSNNFWGIQNFDLELKERELVSIVGPNGSGKTTIINCLLGVISPTKGTLSLYGQKNNTKKFKEYIAYVPDELLLIESLTGKEYINFVKSMYQNVNDEKIKKLVQIYNMAEAMEQIIKNYSHGMKKKLQLIAAFMLEGKLMVLDEPFRGLDVESIITTKKMLRKFLKDGKSILMSTHDLLLADSLSDRIVIISKGRKVAENTSNILKKEYNCNSLEEVFIKASLDKSRSDKIDEVINNL is encoded by the coding sequence ATGTTATCAATTAAAGACCTTAGTAAAAAATATTCAAATAATTTTTGGGGCATTCAAAATTTTGATTTAGAACTAAAAGAAAGAGAATTGGTTTCAATTGTTGGTCCAAACGGTTCTGGAAAAACTACAATAATTAATTGTTTACTTGGAGTTATTTCTCCAACCAAAGGGACTTTGTCTTTATACGGTCAAAAAAATAATACTAAGAAATTTAAAGAATATATTGCATATGTACCGGACGAACTATTACTTATTGAGTCTTTGACAGGTAAAGAATATATTAACTTCGTAAAATCAATGTATCAAAATGTAAATGACGAAAAGATTAAAAAACTTGTACAAATATATAATATGGCAGAAGCTATGGAGCAAATAATAAAAAATTATTCACATGGAATGAAGAAAAAGCTTCAATTAATTGCAGCATTTATGTTAGAAGGCAAATTGATGGTGTTAGACGAGCCATTTAGAGGATTAGATGTAGAATCGATAATAACAACAAAAAAAATGTTGAGAAAATTTTTGAAAGATGGAAAAAGTATTTTAATGTCAACTCATGATCTTCTTTTAGCTGATAGTTTGAGTGATAGAATTGTAATAATTTCAAAAGGGAGGAAAGTTGCAGAAAATACTAGTAATATATTAAAAAAAGAATATAACTGTAATTCACTTGAAGAAGTTTTTATTAAAGCATCTCTTGATAAAAGTAGGAGTGATAAAATTGACGAAGTCATTAATAATTTGTAA